One genomic segment of Chryseobacterium phocaeense includes these proteins:
- a CDS encoding cell surface protein, with the protein MERKSIHIIKTAFLSTVLLGATACKSDRDEVAEEVIFPTEVLKESYTIDRLKLLNIDPKIEGKLTWSIDDSIISDQLQLDFVSATVQTYPLTLKVEVKGAVKIYKSTIIVNKEAIPYSKYINNVFEFRPAVGQFTNEVPEYTAGSTEDDMLQRAKESLVGGNSTMITLGGFGGYVSFGFDHTIPNLDGKDFKILGNAFWGNNATAARTGSCEPGIIMVGYDKNKNGKPDEDEWYEIAGSEYFKNTTTKNYSITYFKPNDNKPPVPGSEFWQTDVEYIKWQDNFGNSGFKTKNTFHSQNYYPLWLQNASYSLTGTRLKDNFYDQSGTGNYWVGTSYEYGYADNAPNNDEASNIDISWAVDKNGKYVKLPGIDFIKVYTGVNQEAGWLGEVSTEVAGAYDLHLN; encoded by the coding sequence ATGGAAAGAAAATCTATACATATTATAAAAACTGCTTTTTTATCTACTGTTTTACTAGGAGCAACAGCCTGTAAAAGTGACAGAGACGAAGTAGCAGAGGAAGTGATTTTCCCTACTGAAGTCCTTAAAGAATCTTATACTATTGACCGGCTTAAGCTTCTTAATATAGACCCGAAAATCGAAGGAAAACTGACGTGGAGCATCGATGATTCAATTATTTCTGATCAGCTGCAGTTGGATTTTGTAAGCGCCACAGTGCAGACCTATCCTTTGACTTTAAAAGTGGAGGTGAAAGGTGCTGTTAAAATTTATAAATCAACCATTATTGTCAATAAAGAGGCTATTCCTTACAGTAAATATATCAACAATGTTTTTGAATTCCGCCCTGCAGTAGGGCAGTTCACCAATGAAGTACCGGAATATACCGCCGGAAGCACAGAAGATGATATGCTTCAAAGAGCCAAAGAATCGCTGGTAGGAGGGAATTCTACCATGATCACACTTGGTGGTTTCGGAGGTTACGTGTCTTTTGGCTTTGACCATACGATTCCGAATCTTGATGGAAAAGATTTCAAAATTCTGGGGAATGCATTCTGGGGAAATAATGCCACTGCTGCCAGAACCGGATCCTGTGAGCCGGGAATAATCATGGTAGGCTACGATAAAAATAAAAACGGCAAACCCGATGAAGATGAATGGTACGAAATTGCCGGCAGCGAATATTTTAAAAATACAACCACTAAAAACTACAGTATAACGTATTTCAAACCCAATGATAATAAGCCCCCCGTTCCCGGTAGTGAGTTTTGGCAGACTGATGTGGAGTACATCAAATGGCAGGATAATTTTGGGAATTCTGGATTTAAAACTAAAAACACCTTCCATTCACAAAACTATTATCCTTTATGGCTCCAGAATGCTTCTTACAGCCTGACGGGAACCAGACTGAAGGATAATTTTTACGACCAGAGCGGAACGGGGAATTATTGGGTGGGAACCTCTTACGAGTACGGTTATGCAGACAATGCACCGAACAACGACGAGGCTTCCAACATAGACATTTCGTGGGCAGTGGATAAAAACGGAAAATATGTAAAACTTCCCGGTATTGATTTCATAAAAGTGTATACAGGGGTCAATCAGGAGGCCGGATGGCTGGGAGAAGTTTCTACCGAAGTGGCAGGAGCATATGACCTGCATCTTAATTAA
- a CDS encoding T9SS type A sorting domain-containing protein yields MKKFYLLTMLFLFAFFTNAQVTVQGVPRNDIQVGNSSNQLNTTVTTNINFSDIQYWVGSGTNEAAFVVQWNDSKNPDALVWGFRWNGNATGEDMLRAIAQADHRLFALVYPGTQFGSAIGGIGFDLNGQNTNALYKNGNTTYPLYPVGGIVNTTAYDFDDYTAADAADHWGSGWYNSYWSYWVKDPTDADFGYSGVGATSRVLQNGSWDVWNFNAGMNSFPISSTLTPVSAYAASTNFTDGYFMVNEEWFGHTNGSVNFIGNNGQINYRVYSNVNNNHAFGATTQYGTIYGDKFYFISKQAADGGDTQYTPGGRLVVANAQTMQRIAGFNDIGGGDGRSFVGVNENKGYIGASNGIYVFNIANMQVGSVIAGTGGGGQYAGQIGNIIRSSKYVFAVKQSAGILVINPATDALISTIPGAFHSIVQAKDGSIWAIQDQKVVNIHPTTFATTSYNIPTTKYLGSWGAWNAGSFSASSKQNALYWINSVSAWASGTQIVKFDVTTKTFNETFAAIPGQTGTYKQIPYGAGLRVNPTTDELILNTTESGYGAHYQKNWIHTFNTSGTLTNTKTLNDYYWFPALAVFPDNTLPAVNSTFPSQVNVNTASTIDLKTVVTDEDNLSSAIVKTIKSNSNPTAVSAVINDNDELVLTPLASGIANVVITFNSNGKVVEKTLTVNSTASTLATAEVKKIEFGIYPNPVTDILTIKTQEKILNVSVYDASGKMVNTQLNNGQINVSALPNGVYILKAVTDKGVYQQKLIKK; encoded by the coding sequence ATGAAAAAGTTTTACCTTTTGACGATGCTGTTTCTGTTTGCGTTCTTTACGAATGCACAGGTGACAGTGCAGGGTGTGCCCCGCAATGATATTCAGGTCGGAAACAGCAGTAATCAGCTGAACACAACCGTAACGACGAACATCAACTTCTCTGATATCCAGTATTGGGTGGGAAGTGGTACCAACGAAGCTGCTTTTGTGGTTCAGTGGAACGACAGTAAGAATCCTGATGCTTTGGTGTGGGGATTCAGATGGAACGGAAACGCCACCGGAGAAGATATGCTGAGAGCCATTGCTCAGGCTGACCATAGACTTTTTGCTTTGGTTTATCCCGGAACCCAGTTCGGTAGTGCGATCGGAGGAATAGGCTTTGATCTGAACGGACAGAATACCAATGCCCTTTACAAAAATGGAAATACAACCTATCCTCTTTATCCCGTAGGCGGTATTGTGAATACCACTGCTTATGATTTTGATGATTATACGGCAGCAGATGCAGCGGATCACTGGGGGTCAGGATGGTATAACAGCTACTGGTCGTATTGGGTAAAAGACCCTACAGACGCTGATTTCGGATACTCTGGTGTCGGAGCTACTTCCCGTGTGCTTCAGAACGGTTCATGGGATGTATGGAATTTTAATGCGGGAATGAATTCTTTCCCAATTTCTTCCACTCTGACACCGGTTTCAGCTTATGCTGCTTCTACCAATTTCACGGATGGATATTTTATGGTGAATGAAGAGTGGTTCGGACATACGAACGGCTCTGTAAATTTCATTGGAAACAACGGACAGATCAATTACCGTGTATACAGCAATGTTAATAATAACCATGCCTTCGGAGCAACAACACAATACGGAACCATCTACGGGGATAAGTTTTATTTTATCTCAAAGCAGGCGGCAGACGGTGGTGATACTCAGTACACACCTGGTGGAAGACTGGTTGTAGCGAATGCACAGACCATGCAGAGAATTGCAGGTTTCAATGATATTGGCGGCGGGGACGGAAGATCATTTGTAGGGGTTAATGAAAATAAAGGATATATCGGAGCTTCAAACGGAATCTATGTGTTTAATATTGCGAATATGCAGGTTGGAAGTGTTATCGCCGGAACAGGTGGTGGTGGACAGTATGCAGGGCAGATCGGAAACATAATCCGTTCTTCCAAATATGTATTTGCCGTGAAACAGTCTGCAGGAATTTTAGTGATTAATCCTGCTACCGATGCTTTGATCAGTACCATACCGGGAGCTTTCCATTCGATTGTTCAGGCAAAAGACGGAAGCATCTGGGCAATCCAGGATCAGAAGGTAGTAAATATCCATCCAACGACTTTTGCTACAACTTCCTATAATATTCCTACGACGAAATATCTAGGTTCGTGGGGAGCATGGAATGCAGGAAGCTTCTCCGCGAGCAGCAAACAGAATGCTTTATACTGGATTAATTCCGTGAGCGCATGGGCTTCAGGAACGCAGATTGTAAAGTTTGACGTAACCACAAAAACTTTCAATGAAACTTTTGCAGCCATCCCGGGACAAACCGGGACTTACAAACAGATTCCTTACGGTGCTGGACTTCGCGTAAATCCAACCACCGACGAGCTGATCCTGAACACTACAGAAAGCGGCTATGGCGCCCATTACCAGAAAAACTGGATCCATACTTTCAATACCAGCGGTACTCTTACCAATACCAAAACGCTGAATGACTATTACTGGTTCCCGGCATTGGCCGTATTCCCGGATAATACACTTCCGGCAGTAAACAGTACTTTCCCTTCACAAGTTAATGTGAACACAGCATCTACGATCGATCTGAAAACTGTAGTTACAGATGAAGACAATCTTTCATCAGCCATTGTTAAAACCATTAAGTCGAATTCAAATCCAACGGCTGTTTCCGCTGTGATCAATGATAATGACGAATTGGTACTTACCCCTCTGGCTTCCGGAATTGCTAATGTTGTTATCACCTTCAACTCAAACGGAAAAGTGGTTGAAAAGACTTTGACCGTAAACAGTACCGCTTCTACTTTAGCTACTGCAGAAGTGAAGAAGATTGAATTCGGTATCTATCCGAATCCGGTAACAGATATTCTGACCATTAAAACACAAGAGAAGATCCTGAACGTTTCTGTTTATGATGCTTCCGGTAAAATGGTCAACACACAGCTGAACAACGGACAGATCAATGTAAGTGCGCTTCCAAACGGAGTGTATATTCTGAAGGCTGTTACCGATAAAGGAGTGTATCAGCAGAAACTGATTAAGAAATAG
- a CDS encoding T9SS type A sorting domain-containing protein, whose product MKSILFSKSRLFQAALFLGFLFQSNNSQAQSRIYANDQLSNVYGVCLACAVQNPLNAVGDNEDNYSTMVMGTVLLGGVEQTLRFPEVRINTKLVIGIGTNDIPLTVQLLSGVYIETFSGTTANNDSQMVTGSLLKLADNPARATIELTPASSYNAVKIRLSGGVLSLGGGFRIYYAYQDPLSTIMAYSKGGQITLGGTVPLEGSEVTLRNTSGKEVHRSILKSKTFDLSSPQPEGIYILTVETKDKKMYSRKIRITN is encoded by the coding sequence ATGAAATCTATTCTATTTTCAAAGAGCCGCCTTTTTCAGGCCGCACTATTCCTGGGATTCCTATTTCAGTCGAACAACAGCCAGGCACAAAGCAGAATCTATGCTAATGACCAGCTTTCCAACGTCTATGGAGTATGTCTGGCATGCGCTGTACAAAATCCCCTGAATGCAGTGGGAGATAATGAAGATAACTATTCCACCATGGTTATGGGGACCGTTTTATTGGGTGGCGTTGAACAGACCCTGAGATTCCCTGAAGTGAGAATCAATACGAAACTGGTCATCGGTATTGGGACCAATGACATCCCACTGACCGTTCAGCTTCTAAGCGGTGTGTACATCGAAACATTCAGCGGAACAACAGCCAACAATGACAGCCAGATGGTCACGGGCAGCTTACTGAAGCTCGCCGATAATCCGGCCAGAGCGACTATTGAACTTACTCCGGCCAGCTCATACAATGCCGTTAAAATAAGACTGAGCGGAGGCGTACTAAGCCTGGGCGGCGGATTCAGAATCTATTACGCTTACCAGGATCCTCTTTCAACGATCATGGCCTACAGCAAAGGCGGACAGATCACCCTGGGAGGTACCGTTCCACTGGAAGGGTCTGAAGTTACCTTAAGAAATACATCAGGGAAAGAGGTTCACCGTTCTATCCTGAAGTCTAAAACCTTTGATCTTTCTTCTCCGCAGCCTGAAGGAATTTATATCCTGACCGTAGAAACGAAGGATAAAAAAATGTATTCACGTAAGATCAGAATTACCAATTAG
- a CDS encoding MFS transporter: MMNLNITFMENVQTKTINSQTIVYPILFMISFSHFLNDLIQSTIPSLYPILKGEFSLSFAQIGIITLVFQLTASILQPFVGIYTDKRPNPRSLAIGMGLSMAGLLLLAAAHQYYVILIAVALIGMGSSVFHPEASRVAQLASGGQKGLAQSIFQVGGNSGSAIGPLLVALIVLPLGQGYVGLFAIAAFIGIIVLWRIGNWYAERLSLRKTAKHPNDIITIELSRKKVIFSVVVLLALVFSKYIYLASMTNYFTFFLIDKFHISVKDSQLYLFMFLAAVAIGTLLGGKLGDKYGRKKIIWASILGAAPFTLCLPYLSLFWTVIFAVLIGLIIASAFSAILVYATDLMPNKIGLVAGLFFGFMFGMGGIGSAVLGALADDTSIEYVFKICAFLPLMGVITAFLPNIKGKKK; encoded by the coding sequence ATGATGAATTTAAACATTACATTCATGGAAAACGTGCAGACCAAAACAATTAACAGCCAAACCATTGTTTATCCTATTTTATTTATGATCAGCTTTTCTCATTTTCTAAATGACCTGATCCAATCTACCATTCCTTCACTCTATCCTATCCTAAAAGGTGAATTCAGCTTATCCTTTGCCCAGATCGGAATTATTACCTTGGTGTTTCAGCTTACGGCTTCCATTCTGCAGCCGTTCGTAGGAATTTATACGGATAAAAGACCTAACCCAAGATCTTTGGCTATAGGAATGGGGCTATCTATGGCCGGGCTATTGCTTTTGGCTGCGGCGCATCAATATTATGTGATCCTTATTGCCGTTGCATTAATCGGTATGGGTTCATCTGTTTTCCACCCTGAGGCTTCAAGGGTGGCCCAGCTTGCATCCGGAGGACAAAAAGGTTTAGCCCAATCCATCTTCCAGGTTGGCGGAAATTCCGGGAGTGCCATTGGTCCACTGCTGGTCGCTCTAATCGTACTTCCGCTAGGTCAGGGTTATGTAGGGCTTTTTGCCATTGCAGCGTTTATAGGAATTATCGTATTGTGGAGAATAGGCAACTGGTATGCTGAAAGGTTATCTTTAAGAAAAACAGCAAAGCATCCGAACGACATCATTACTATAGAACTGTCCCGTAAGAAAGTTATATTTTCCGTTGTGGTTCTTCTGGCCCTGGTCTTTTCGAAATACATTTATCTGGCGTCTATGACCAATTATTTCACGTTCTTCCTTATTGATAAGTTCCATATTTCGGTAAAAGATTCTCAGCTGTATTTATTTATGTTTCTTGCCGCAGTGGCTATAGGAACGCTTTTGGGAGGAAAACTGGGAGATAAATACGGAAGAAAGAAAATCATATGGGCTTCGATACTTGGAGCAGCTCCATTCACCCTTTGCCTTCCCTACCTCTCCCTTTTTTGGACTGTAATATTTGCTGTTTTAATCGGGTTAATTATTGCGTCTGCATTTTCTGCGATCCTTGTATATGCCACAGACCTGATGCCGAATAAAATCGGGTTGGTTGCAGGATTATTTTTCGGATTTATGTTTGGGATGGGTGGAATTGGTTCCGCGGTACTGGGAGCTCTAGCCGATGATACCAGTATTGAGTATGTATTTAAAATCTGTGCATTCTTACCGCTGATGGGAGTAATTACAGCCTTTCTGCCTAATATTAAAGGGAAAAAGAAATGA
- a CDS encoding FadR/GntR family transcriptional regulator, which yields MQIQRKTLAQEVAERLIQGIINEEYAIGDQLPIEPELMKIYGVGRSSIREAIKILSIKGVLSVQQGVGTFVTSKHVQESLETQINKAEIEEVYEVRSLLDSKVAARAAIFRNEEQLQTIKKFLDLREKMATENQAVECYQADINFHISIAEACGNNLLKEIYKITSIHILRTFESSHNNNTDSFRLSQKIHTDLYKSIEKKDAESAARIAQMIVDRVY from the coding sequence ATGCAGATTCAAAGAAAAACATTAGCCCAGGAAGTTGCTGAACGATTGATTCAGGGGATTATCAATGAGGAATATGCCATTGGTGATCAGCTTCCGATTGAACCGGAGCTTATGAAGATCTATGGAGTGGGCCGTTCCAGCATCCGTGAAGCGATAAAAATTTTATCAATAAAAGGGGTGCTGAGTGTTCAGCAGGGAGTAGGAACTTTCGTGACCTCAAAACATGTACAGGAATCACTGGAAACCCAGATTAATAAAGCCGAAATTGAAGAAGTTTACGAGGTACGTTCTCTTCTGGATTCAAAAGTTGCCGCCAGAGCAGCAATATTCAGAAATGAGGAACAGCTTCAGACCATTAAAAAGTTTCTTGATCTCAGAGAAAAGATGGCCACAGAAAACCAGGCTGTTGAATGCTATCAGGCGGATATCAATTTTCATATTTCAATTGCTGAAGCATGCGGGAACAACCTTTTAAAGGAAATCTATAAAATCACCAGTATCCATATTCTGAGAACTTTTGAAAGCAGCCATAACAACAATACCGATTCTTTCAGACTGTCTCAAAAAATACATACCGACCTTTATAAAAGCATTGAAAAAAAAGATGCCGAAAGTGCGGCCCGTATTGCTCAGATGATCGTTGACAGAGTCTATTAA
- a CDS encoding FMN-dependent NADH-azoreductase, translating to MNKVLIINASIRNERSYSRKLTRLFTENWKAKYPDDHFTFREAGLETIQPIDEQWIAGAFTKPEDRNEENQEALQFSNELIRELKENDIYVIGTPMYNWSVPSGLKAYIDQVMRINETWKFRSGKPDGDYVGLLENKKLFILSSRGDTGYGENEKNEHMNFQTTYLQFIFGIMGVKDITVISLDNEEFGGEIFEQSKEEIFKILTEVE from the coding sequence ATGAACAAAGTATTGATTATTAATGCAAGCATCAGAAACGAGAGATCATACAGCAGGAAGCTCACCCGGTTATTTACTGAGAACTGGAAAGCAAAGTATCCTGATGATCATTTCACTTTCAGGGAAGCAGGCCTGGAAACTATTCAGCCCATTGATGAACAATGGATCGCCGGGGCTTTTACAAAACCGGAAGATCGGAATGAAGAAAATCAGGAAGCCCTACAGTTCAGCAATGAGTTGATCCGGGAACTGAAAGAAAATGATATTTATGTCATTGGTACTCCTATGTACAACTGGTCCGTTCCGAGTGGCCTTAAAGCGTATATTGATCAGGTGATGCGAATCAATGAAACCTGGAAATTCCGTTCCGGGAAACCGGATGGTGACTATGTAGGGCTGCTTGAAAATAAAAAACTGTTTATTCTCTCCAGCAGAGGCGATACCGGTTATGGTGAAAATGAAAAGAATGAGCATATGAATTTCCAGACTACCTATTTACAGTTTATATTCGGAATTATGGGTGTAAAAGATATCACTGTGATTTCACTTGATAACGAAGAATTCGGAGGTGAAATTTTTGAGCAGTCAAAAGAGGAAATTTTTAAGATTCTGACTGAGGTTGAATAA
- a CDS encoding Crp/Fnr family transcriptional regulator: MNGSQKLIDTISKHISLSKDEQLLIHGFWSQKTLEKGDYLLRNGEICRTDNYIISGTLKAFCMNADTGDEEILYFAIDDWWATDMESFRQQEPSIYNIQALEKTELLQISFYSFQKMLEQIPALERYFRIILESYLGALQKRIIYNHIYNAEQRYLDFLQNYPDIAARIPQYLIASYLGISAEFLSRIRKKNKIH, from the coding sequence TTGAACGGTTCACAAAAATTAATTGATACAATATCAAAGCACATCAGCCTTTCGAAGGATGAACAACTGCTTATTCATGGTTTCTGGTCACAAAAAACTTTGGAGAAAGGCGATTATCTTCTGAGAAACGGAGAGATTTGCCGCACGGATAATTATATTATTTCCGGAACCCTGAAAGCGTTTTGCATGAATGCCGACACTGGTGACGAAGAAATTCTTTACTTTGCCATAGATGACTGGTGGGCTACGGATATGGAAAGTTTTCGTCAGCAGGAACCATCCATTTACAACATTCAGGCATTGGAAAAAACGGAACTTTTACAGATCAGTTTTTATTCTTTTCAAAAAATGTTGGAACAGATACCCGCCTTGGAAAGGTATTTCCGCATTATTTTAGAGAGCTACCTAGGTGCGCTACAAAAAAGAATAATCTATAATCATATTTACAATGCGGAACAGCGCTATCTGGATTTCCTGCAAAACTATCCGGATATTGCCGCCAGAATACCGCAGTACCTTATCGCTTCTTACCTGGGAATTTCAGCAGAATTTTTGAGCAGAATCCGGAAGAAAAATAAAATCCATTGA